A stretch of Salarias fasciatus chromosome 23, fSalaFa1.1, whole genome shotgun sequence DNA encodes these proteins:
- the rorca gene encoding RAR-related orphan receptor C a, giving the protein MRAQIEVIPCKICGDKSSGIHYGVITCEGCKGFFRRSQQNNAMYSCSRQRNCLIDRTNRNRCQHCRLQKCLALGMSRDAVKFGRMSKKQRDSLYAEVQKHQQSQECAGVGVHEDSGDLADLGRTYRRGSSATLSDLDDIATLPEGLLFDLPLTPEDAGGEYCNLDILGGSAGSSSSSQSSPEQTNLDFVDGNNSIKHEYQLLHDSGLFSHAILNPVPESCSMLEIERITQSVVKSHIETSQYNPDELKRMAWTLYSPEETRAHQMKSAEVMWQQCAIHITNAIQYVVEFAKRISGFMDLCQNDQIILLKAGCMDVLLIRMCRAYNPINNTLLFDGKFAMPQLFKALGCDDLVNAVFDFAKSMSRIQMSEEEMALFSAAVLLSPDRIWLTDVQKIQKLQDKVYVALQRCLQKDTSEEKLAKMVAKLPLMRSICNLHIDKLEFFRLVHPETAYTFPPLYREVFGSEITFPDSTEG; this is encoded by the exons ATGAGAG CTCAAATAGAGGTAATTCCCTGTAAAATCTGTGGGGACAAATCATCTGGGATTCACTATGGTGTCATCACCTGTGAAGGCTGCAAG GGGTTTTTTCGACGCAGCCAGCAGAACAATGCTATGTACTCCTGCTCTCGACAGAGGAACTGCCTAATTGATCGGACCAACCGCAATCGTTGTCAGCACTGCAGGCTGCAGAAGTGTCTCGCTCTGGGCATGAGCCGAGATG CTGTGAAGTTTGGCCGGATGTCCAAAAAGCAGCGTGACAGCCTGTACGCAGAGGTTCAGAAACACCAGCAGTCCCAGGAGTGCGCAGGGGTCGGTGTCCACGAGGACAGCGGTGACTTGGCTGACCTCGGCCGCACTTACAGAAGAGGCTCCAGTGCCACTCTCAGCGATCTGGATGACATTGCCACGCTGCCAGAGGGCCTGCTTTTTGACCTGCCACTGACCCCAGAGGATGCAGGTGGAGAGTACTGCAACCTGGACATACTGGGTGGAAGTGCAGGCAGCAGCTCTTCTTCTCAGAGTTCACCAGAACAGACCAACTTGGACTTTGTTGACGGCAACAACAGCATAAAGCATGAGTACCAGCTGTTGCACGATTCTGGACTTTTTTCACATGCTATCCTTAATCCAGTGCCCGAGAGCTGCTCCATGCTGGAGATAG AGCGTATAACCCAGAGTGTGGTAAAGTCCCATATTGAAACAAGCCAGTACAACCCAGACGAGCTGAAGAGAATGGCCTGGACATTGTACAGTCCAGAAGAGACACGTGCGCACCAGATGAAG tctgctgagGTAATGTGGCAACAGTGTGCCATTCACATCACCAACGCAATCCAGTATGTCGTCGAGTTTGCCAAGCGCATCTCTGGCTTCATGGACCTCTGTCAGAATGATCAGATTATCCTACTCAAAGCAG GCTGCATGGATGTTCTTCTGATCCGTATGTGTCGGGCCTATAACCCCATCAATAATACATTGCTCTTTGATGGAAAGTTTGCCATGCCTCAACTTTTCAAAGCTCTTG GCTGTGACGACCTTGTGAATGCAGTGTTTGACTTTGCCAAAAGTATGAGCCGTATCCAGATGTCAGAGGAAGAGATGGCGCTCTTCAGCGCTGCTGTGTTGCTTTCACCAG ATCGAATCTGGCTGACAGATGTCCAGAAGATCCAGAAGTTGCAGGACAAAGTTTACGTGGCTCTGCAGCGCTGCCTACAAAAAGACACATCAGAGGAGAAACTAGCCAAG ATGGTGGCTAAGCTTCCCCTAATGAGGTCCATTTGCAACCTTCACATCGACAAGCTGGAGTTTTTCCGTCTGGTTCATCCTGAAACAGCGTATACGTTTCCTCCACTGTACAGAGAGGTGTTTGGGAGTGAAATTACCTTCCCAGACTCCACAGAGGGCtag